The Microcystis aeruginosa NIES-843 sequence TTGACCTCAAAAAGTGCCGACCATTGGAGGGATCGGGGGTAAAATTCAGGTACTTTTTCCCTAAAAATTAGGTAACTGACTACCTCAAAATCGGTAAAACCCTACACCCCACACCCCACACCCTGCCCCCACCAACAAACTTTTTCAGCAGACCCTACATATCAGGAGAGGCAATAGGCACTCATGCAATAGGCAATAGGGGCAATAGATAATCAGTCTTTAATAACCAGATTTAGGATAATTTTCCTAATAGCTTTAATCGCGTTTGTCAAGCCCTTTTGAGTTATTGTTGATAATTCTTCACCAAATTCAAAATTAATAGCAGGAATAAATATTCCCCAGGCCCTGGGAGTTTGTTGATAAATTGCTTGAGTTAATGCTAATAAAGAAGCGGGACTTTCTGCATGACCTAAATTATTCCATTCGGTAACTGCTGCTAATTTTTCTATCCGGATATCGGTTTGATTAGATAATACCGCATCAACAAAAATAACTAGAGAAGCATCAGCTATATCGGCTGCTAACTCAGGAGTCAATTGATGGGTAGCGATGACTTGCACATTAGGCAAATTCTCCTCGGCAATAATTTCGGCTATTCTCACTCCCACTCCGTCATCATTTCTTAAAGTATTACCGTAACCGATGAGCAGTATTTTAAAATTATTCATGGTTAAATAGAGGAAACAGGAGTTGGAAACTTGACAGTAAGTAACTTTTCCCTAATCAGGTTAACTTGGTTCGGGATTTACTTGGTTGCCATGAAAGACGCTGTAAGCGGGAAAAATTAGTTGAAATACTATAAAAATCTTCGAGATGTTGTTTTAGTTGACGAATTGCCATAC is a genomic window containing:
- a CDS encoding hydrogenase maturation protease, translating into MNNFKILLIGYGNTLRNDDGVGVRIAEIIAEENLPNVQVIATHQLTPELAADIADASLVIFVDAVLSNQTDIRIEKLAAVTEWNNLGHAESPASLLALTQAIYQQTPRAWGIFIPAINFEFGEELSTITQKGLTNAIKAIRKIILNLVIKD